The nucleotide sequence CTGTTCCTGCTCAGGGACACGACCGCCTTCGACCGGGAGGCGTTCGCCCTCGCCCTGGTCGCCGGGACCGTGATCTACCTGGCGGCCGAGATCCGCTTCGCCCTGCGGGCCCGGGTCCCCTACGTGGTCACCGACGAGGAGCAGGCGGGGTCGCGATGATAGATTCGCCCGCCCATGAGCGAATCCGGCCCGCCCGAGCCCGAGAGGGAGCCCCCAGGCAGGGGAGCCGAGATGGTCTGGTCGATCATCGGCACCCTGATCGCCGGCGTGCTCGCCTGGGGCGGCATCGGCTGGCTGCTCGACCGCTGGCTGGGCACCAGCTACCTGGTGGCGGTCGGGATCGTGGTCGGCATGGCCGGGGCCTTCTACCT is from Actinomycetota bacterium and encodes:
- a CDS encoding AtpZ/AtpI family protein, with the protein product MVWSIIGTLIAGVLAWGGIGWLLDRWLGTSYLVAVGIVVGMAGAFYLIVKRYGSS